One genomic window of Anaplasma centrale str. Israel includes the following:
- the truB gene encoding tRNA pseudouridine(55) synthase TruB has product MQSAGVRYGWLNIDKPLYMSSGGVVGRIRKIFNCKVGHAGTLDPLATGVLPIAVGEATKTVQYAVDGLKSYVAAVQWGAQRSTDDAEGEVIGTSSLRPSASSIREALGQFVGDIQQVPPAFSAVRVQGVRAYNLARKGKAVSLAPKSVCIVSVDLLSVDEEKNVANFLIVCRRGVYIRSFARDLGISLGCLGYVSSLRRKSVGPFLEEDSITLERLEELASANALDGVLLPISHVMGATLKLCVDAEVAEIVRKGQSVSLQHTSLNGLYAVENYDMCYLSQVGGVPVAICKVVNGTARPVRVFDV; this is encoded by the coding sequence TTGCAGAGTGCAGGGGTGAGGTATGGATGGCTGAACATAGATAAGCCTCTGTACATGAGTTCTGGTGGCGTGGTCGGGAGGATTAGGAAGATTTTTAATTGCAAAGTTGGCCATGCGGGCACGTTAGACCCTCTAGCAACTGGAGTGCTGCCTATCGCTGTGGGTGAGGCGACAAAAACCGTACAATATGCGGTTGATGGGCTGAAGTCATACGTGGCTGCGGTGCAGTGGGGAGCACAGCGCTCTACTGATGATGCAGAGGGTGAGGTTATAGGAACAAGTAGCCTAAGGCCGAGCGCGAGTAGCATAAGGGAGGCACTGGGTCAATTTGTGGGGGACATACAGCAAGTGCCTCCGGCATTTTCTGCGGTTAGAGTGCAGGGAGTCCGGGCGTATAATCTTGCGAGAAAGGGTAAAGCTGTTTCCTTGGCTCCCAAGTCGGTGTGTATTGTTAGCGTAGATTTGTTGTCAGTGGATGAAGAAAAAAACGTTGCAAATTTCCTGATCGTGTGCAGGAGAGGGGTATACATTCGCTCATTTGCGCGTGACTTAGGCATCTCTCTTGGGTGTTTGGGGTATGTTTCCTCTCTGCGGAGGAAAAGTGTGGGGCCTTTCTTGGAAGAAGATTCCATAACCCTGGAGAGGTTAGAGGAACTAGCAAGTGCCAATGCGCTGGATGGAGTACTTCTCCCCATATCGCACGTTATGGGGGCTACTCTAAAATTATGTGTGGATGCGGAGGTGGCAGAGATTGTGCGGAAGGGACAAAGCGTGAGCCTGCAGCACACAAGCTTAAATGGCTTGTACGCCGTTGAGAATTATGATATGTGTTA